The genomic interval ATGTGAGCCGGCGCGCGTATGCGATGTAGCTCGCCGCGATGTCGGCAGGCGTGAGCGGGCCGGCGGGGGAGTACCACTGCGAGATGCCTGTGCTCATCGTCGCCAGCGCGCGGGCGAGCTGCCGTGCGTCGTCGACGGTGAACACGCCCTGATCGACGCCGCGCTGCAGGATGTCGACCAGCATCCGCTCCTGCGCGTCGCGCGCCGCGATGTGATGGTCGCGTTCGGTCGGGTCGAGACTGCGCAGTTCAGTGGATGCCAGCAGCGCGAGCTCCCGGCGGTGCGCGTGGAACAGCGCGAGGCACTCGATGTGCAGATCGAGCTGGGCGCCGGCGTCGTCGCCTGCCTCGGTCAGCGCGCCCAGGCTGCGCTCTCTCAGCTCGATCATCGCGGCATCCATGATGGCGACGATCAGCGCCTGCTTCGACGCGAAGTGGTGGTAGAGCCCCGGCACCGACATCCCCGCAGCCGCAGCGAGCATGCGCGTCGTCGTGCCGTGGTAGCCGCGGGCGACGAAGGTCTGCGTGGCCGAGCGCAGCAGCGGCGAAAGCGGGTCGCCACTGAAGTCGCGCCAGTCGGGCGGGCTGTCCTCGGTCGCACTCATGATGGCATACTAGCGTTACCGAGCGCTCGCTCGGTGGATCAGAACGGACTGACATGACCGACAACGACGTCGACGCCCTTCGCCTCACCGGACGCACAGCCCTGGTCACCGGCGCGAGCCGCGGGATCGGACTCGCCGTCGCGCACCGTCTCGTAGCCGAGGGCGCGCGCGTATGCCTCACCGCCCGCCGAGAGGAGGGACTGGTGGATGCTGCCGCGGGCTTCCCAGAGGGATCGGTCATCCACGTCGCAGGCAAGAGCGACGACCCCGCGCACCGCGCGGAGACGCTGGACCGGATCGAGACGGAGTTCGGCGGTCTCGACATCCTGGTCAACAACGCCGGAATCAACCCGCTCTACGGGCCGCTGATCGACCTCGACCTCGGCGGGGCGCGCAAGCTCGTCGAGGTGAACGTGCTCGGAACGCTCGCCTGGACCCAGGAGGTCTATCACCGTGCGGGCCTCGACTTCGTCGGCCGTCGTGGCACGATCGTCAACGTCGCCTCGGTGACCGGCTACACGCCGTCCGAGGGCATCGGCATGTACGGGGTGACGAAAGCCGCGATCATCCATCTCACCCGCACGCTCGCCGTCGAACTCGGACCCGACATCCGCGTCAACGCCGTCGCGCCCGCGGTGGTGAAGACCCAATTCGCCCGCGCGCTGTACGAGGGCAAGGAGGACGGGGTCGCCGCAGCCTATCCGCTGGGCAGACTCGGCGTGCCCGAGGATATCGCCGGAGCCGTCGCCTACTTCGCCTCGGCCGACGCTGCGTGGGTCACGGGGCAGACGCTGACCCTTGACGGCGGACTTCTCGCCGCAGGAGGTGCGGCGTGAGTGCGCTGCCTGCCGAGGTGGAAGAGCTGCGGCTGCGCACCCGCGCGTTCATCCGCGACGTGGTCATCCCTGCCGAGCCCGCGCCGGGAGAGCGGCTGACTGAGGAGAAGCGGCGCGCGCTGGTCGCCGCCGCGAAGGATGCCGGCGTCTTCGCGCCGCTGGTATCGCCGGAGTTCGGCGGACACGGGCTGCCGATCGAGCACTGGTCGCCGATTCTGCAGGAGGCCGGCTACTCGCCGATCGGTCCGGCGGTGCTCGGCTGCATGGCGCCAGATGAGGGCAACATGCACATGCTCGGCCTGATCGCCACGGATGCCCAGAAGCAGCGCTACCTCGCGCCGCTCGCTGCCGGCGAGGTGCGATCCTGCTTCGCGATGACCGAACCGCACCCCGGTGCGGGCTCCGACCCGGCGGCGCTGCTCACCGCGGCCACACGCGTCGACGGCGGGTGGGTGATCAACGGGCACAAGAGATTCATCAGCGGAGCCGAGGTCGCAGCCTTCGCGATCGCGATGGCGCGCACCGAGGCCATCGATGGGCACCCCGCTGGCGCGACGATGCTGCTTGTCGAGATGGACAATCCGGGCATCCGCATCGGAGAGCAGATCCACGCCACCGACCGGGTGATCGCCGGCGGGCATCCGCACGTGCACTTCGAGGACTGCTTCGTCGCCGACGATGCCGTCCTCGGCGCGCCAGGCGAGGGTTTCCGCTATGCGCAGGTGCGCCTCGGGCCCGCCCGCCTCACGCACTGCATGCGCTGGCTGGGACTGGCACGGCGCTCGGTCGATCTGGCGCTCGACCGAGCGAACTCCCGCGAGATCTTCGGAGCGCGCATCGCCGAACTCGGCATCGCGCAGGAGATGCTCGCGCAGTCGGTGATCGACATCGAGACCTCGGATGCCATCATCGCCAAGACGGCGGCGCTGCTGGAATCCGATCCGCGAGCGGGAGCTGCGATGTCATCCATCGCGAAGGTGCACTGCTCTGAGGCGATCTTCCGCGTGATCGACCGTGCGATCCAGCTGTGCGGCGGAGACGGCGTCACCGACAGCCTGCCGCTGGTGTCGTACATGAACGAAGTGCGCCCGTTCCGCATCTACGACGGCTCGAACGAGACGCACAAGTGGGCGATCTCGCGTCGCGCAGCCTCGCGACGTCGCAAGGACGTCGATGCGGGTGCTCCCCGGCTCGACGACGTGTCGTGAGCGCGGGGATGCGCACCGAGCCGGACGGTGTGGAGGTCGTCGCGCGGCGATCGGATGCTGCCGCGCTGGCGCGCCCGCCGCTGCTGGTGATCGAATCGCTCGAGGCGTTCCTGGACGCACGCGGGCTGGGGTCTGGGCCGATCGCCTGGCAGCGCATCGGCGACGGGCAGTCGAACGTCACCTACCTGCTGCGCCGCGGGGAGACGCAGTGCGTGCTGCGGCGCGGACCGCGGCCACCGCTGCCGCGGTCGACGCACGACATGCTGCGCGAGTCGCGCATCCAGCAGCTCGTGGGTAGGGCGGGCATCGCGGTGCCCGAGATCCTCGCCGTCTGCGAGGACGATTCCGTGCTGGGGGTGCCGTTCTACCTGATGGGCTACCTCGACGGGGTGGTCATCACCGAGGATGAGCCCGCTGCGCTCGCCGCGGCGCAGATGCGGCGTGCGACGGCGTTCACGGCGGTCGACCAGCTGGTGCAGCTGCACGCTCTCGACGTCACAAGCGGCGGACTGGAGGTGATCGGCCGACCGGACGGCTACCTCGCGCGGCAGGTGAAGACCTTCTCGGGGTTGTGGGAGCAGGTGACCACGCGTGCCGTCCCTGCCGTCACTGACGCGGGCCGCTGGCTCGCCGAGAATATCCCCGTCAGTCAGCGCGCAGCGCTCGTGCACGGTGACTACCGCATCGGCAACCTCATGTTCGCGCACGGTGCCCCGCCGCGCGTGCTGGCGATCCTGGACTGGGAGATGGCGACGCTCGGGGATCCGCTCGCCGACCTCGGCTACTTCCTGGCAACCTACGGGCAGGACGGCACCGCGGCGACCCCGCTCGAGTTGACGCCGGTCACGCGTCTCGAGGGCTACCCGACGCGTGCAGAGCTGGCAGAGCGCTACGCCGCGGCGACCGGATTCGATCTCACCGACCTGCGCTGGTACCAGGCACTCGCGATGTGGAAGGCCGCGGTCT from Microbacterium sp. H1-D42 carries:
- a CDS encoding TetR/AcrR family transcriptional regulator, yielding MSATEDSPPDWRDFSGDPLSPLLRSATQTFVARGYHGTTTRMLAAAAGMSVPGLYHHFASKQALIVAIMDAAMIELRERSLGALTEAGDDAGAQLDLHIECLALFHAHRRELALLASTELRSLDPTERDHHIAARDAQERMLVDILQRGVDQGVFTVDDARQLARALATMSTGISQWYSPAGPLTPADIAASYIAYARRLTS
- a CDS encoding SDR family oxidoreductase, translated to MTDNDVDALRLTGRTALVTGASRGIGLAVAHRLVAEGARVCLTARREEGLVDAAAGFPEGSVIHVAGKSDDPAHRAETLDRIETEFGGLDILVNNAGINPLYGPLIDLDLGGARKLVEVNVLGTLAWTQEVYHRAGLDFVGRRGTIVNVASVTGYTPSEGIGMYGVTKAAIIHLTRTLAVELGPDIRVNAVAPAVVKTQFARALYEGKEDGVAAAYPLGRLGVPEDIAGAVAYFASADAAWVTGQTLTLDGGLLAAGGAA
- a CDS encoding acyl-CoA dehydrogenase family protein is translated as MSALPAEVEELRLRTRAFIRDVVIPAEPAPGERLTEEKRRALVAAAKDAGVFAPLVSPEFGGHGLPIEHWSPILQEAGYSPIGPAVLGCMAPDEGNMHMLGLIATDAQKQRYLAPLAAGEVRSCFAMTEPHPGAGSDPAALLTAATRVDGGWVINGHKRFISGAEVAAFAIAMARTEAIDGHPAGATMLLVEMDNPGIRIGEQIHATDRVIAGGHPHVHFEDCFVADDAVLGAPGEGFRYAQVRLGPARLTHCMRWLGLARRSVDLALDRANSREIFGARIAELGIAQEMLAQSVIDIETSDAIIAKTAALLESDPRAGAAMSSIAKVHCSEAIFRVIDRAIQLCGGDGVTDSLPLVSYMNEVRPFRIYDGSNETHKWAISRRAASRRRKDVDAGAPRLDDVS
- a CDS encoding phosphotransferase family protein, which codes for MSAGMRTEPDGVEVVARRSDAAALARPPLLVIESLEAFLDARGLGSGPIAWQRIGDGQSNVTYLLRRGETQCVLRRGPRPPLPRSTHDMLRESRIQQLVGRAGIAVPEILAVCEDDSVLGVPFYLMGYLDGVVITEDEPAALAAAQMRRATAFTAVDQLVQLHALDVTSGGLEVIGRPDGYLARQVKTFSGLWEQVTTRAVPAVTDAGRWLAENIPVSQRAALVHGDYRIGNLMFAHGAPPRVLAILDWEMATLGDPLADLGYFLATYGQDGTAATPLELTPVTRLEGYPTRAELAERYAAATGFDLTDLRWYQALAMWKAAVFCEAIYTRWLNGERPGDEFAPTLLDGVPALAEEALRFIEGRPGR